The following coding sequences lie in one Deltaproteobacteria bacterium genomic window:
- a CDS encoding tetratricopeptide repeat protein, which produces MSSPHELETRDAEVESADTRRVDTGASVMDGDAVFAAHHAGERFGRYVLLRPLGAGGMSVVWIAYDPELDRQVALKLMHERDGDRFGPGAQRLLREAQALARLSHANVVHVYDVGLVGGQVYLAMELVDGVTLKDWLARGGHRERELLRVLVRAGRGLAAAHAAGLVHLDFKPANVIVREDLAVRVVDFGLAREPNATSERSLDDGAVVRSTTRLGERLTEDGAVLGTPGYIAPEVLTGRRADARADQFSFCVTAWEALFGLRPFEADAERSLHRNVVMGRIRPIPPDARVGRRVRRALLRGLSTDPRDRFASMDELLAAMAPSRSGRHLGVLAAGGAVAVAVVLQQLPSRVDAPGDRCEGESKAIDEVWSADRIEAARRSFAGTGAAFANETWTTTARVLDHHAERWREQALDACAAMFERGEQSAEVYQLRQACLADTRDHLDRVVTLFESADAAVVEHAVHAAASMPEPDQCGDVESLREGASLPDDPFERERAERARRVAVGAHVLAEAGRVPEARAEMAVALSDARALGHGPTLARVAYWAANVEGSAGDPERAELLLSQALGLAERFALDRLRLGIEIDLAYVVGHLQRDARAGRWHIAAAEAVWRRIGADPRERLRLLVNRGILLTDSGDHVAALATLEEASTLASTDQANLPSLLVDLGGVHYESGHFERALDYYERALTLQLAQLGPLHPALATAYEDRGNAQQALGNFEAALADHRRALDILERNGVSGGIGLAMQLNNVGVVLSGMQRHDEAAQYYERGRAIVQATAPDHPVAPVLLANLAEARLAQGRAVEAMGLYRTSVAQLEHSLGATHPYTGVALTGLGLSELALVDDAEAESHLRRALEIHSHGGDPVQLAETYLGLAQLAARGHDEGQRDTARARAKQARDAFAGAGVRGLDGLRRAERLQLLLGDAAP; this is translated from the coding sequence GTGTCCTCGCCGCACGAGCTCGAGACCCGCGACGCCGAGGTCGAGTCCGCCGATACCCGCCGGGTCGACACCGGCGCGTCGGTGATGGACGGCGACGCCGTGTTCGCGGCTCACCACGCCGGCGAGCGCTTCGGTCGCTACGTGCTGCTGCGACCGCTGGGCGCCGGTGGCATGAGCGTGGTGTGGATCGCCTACGACCCCGAGCTCGACCGTCAGGTCGCGCTCAAGCTCATGCACGAGCGCGATGGTGATCGCTTCGGGCCCGGCGCCCAGCGACTGCTGCGTGAGGCGCAGGCGCTCGCGCGGCTGTCCCACGCCAACGTCGTGCACGTCTACGACGTCGGGCTGGTCGGCGGTCAGGTCTATCTCGCGATGGAGCTCGTCGATGGCGTCACGCTGAAGGACTGGCTCGCGCGCGGTGGCCACCGCGAGCGCGAGCTGCTGCGCGTGCTCGTCCGCGCCGGCCGCGGGCTCGCGGCGGCCCACGCCGCCGGACTGGTCCACCTCGACTTCAAGCCCGCCAACGTGATCGTGCGCGAGGATCTGGCGGTGCGCGTGGTCGACTTCGGCCTCGCGCGTGAGCCCAACGCGACCTCCGAGCGCAGCCTCGACGACGGCGCAGTGGTGCGGTCGACCACGCGCCTGGGCGAGCGGCTCACCGAAGACGGTGCGGTGCTCGGGACCCCCGGGTACATCGCGCCCGAGGTGTTGACGGGCCGCCGAGCCGACGCCCGCGCCGACCAGTTCAGCTTCTGCGTGACCGCATGGGAGGCGTTGTTCGGGCTGCGACCGTTCGAGGCCGACGCCGAGCGCAGCCTCCACCGCAACGTCGTCATGGGGCGCATCCGGCCGATTCCGCCCGATGCCCGCGTGGGTCGTCGGGTCCGCCGAGCGCTGCTGCGAGGTCTCTCGACCGATCCACGCGATCGATTCGCGAGCATGGACGAGCTGCTGGCCGCGATGGCGCCGAGCCGGTCGGGTCGTCACCTCGGCGTGCTCGCGGCCGGCGGTGCGGTCGCGGTGGCGGTGGTGCTGCAGCAGCTGCCGTCGCGCGTCGACGCGCCCGGCGACCGCTGCGAGGGCGAGTCCAAGGCCATCGACGAGGTATGGTCGGCCGATCGGATCGAGGCGGCACGGCGCTCGTTCGCGGGGACCGGCGCGGCGTTTGCGAACGAGACCTGGACCACCACTGCGCGCGTGCTCGATCACCACGCCGAGCGGTGGCGCGAGCAGGCCCTCGACGCGTGTGCGGCGATGTTCGAGCGGGGGGAGCAGAGCGCCGAGGTCTACCAGCTGCGGCAGGCGTGCCTCGCCGATACCCGCGACCACCTCGATCGCGTGGTCACGCTGTTCGAGTCGGCCGACGCCGCGGTGGTCGAGCACGCCGTGCACGCGGCCGCGTCGATGCCCGAGCCCGACCAGTGTGGCGACGTCGAGTCACTGCGCGAGGGCGCCTCGTTGCCCGACGATCCCTTCGAACGCGAGCGGGCCGAGCGCGCCCGGCGGGTGGCGGTGGGGGCCCACGTGCTCGCCGAGGCGGGCCGCGTGCCCGAGGCGCGGGCGGAGATGGCGGTGGCGTTGTCCGACGCGCGCGCGCTCGGGCACGGGCCGACGCTGGCCCGCGTGGCGTACTGGGCTGCGAACGTCGAGGGCAGCGCTGGCGATCCCGAGCGCGCCGAATTGCTGCTTTCACAGGCGCTCGGCCTCGCCGAGCGCTTCGCGCTCGATCGCCTCCGCCTCGGCATCGAGATCGATCTCGCGTATGTCGTGGGTCATCTCCAGCGCGATGCCCGTGCCGGCCGTTGGCACATCGCCGCCGCCGAAGCGGTGTGGCGCCGAATCGGTGCCGACCCGCGGGAGCGCCTGCGGTTGCTGGTCAACCGCGGCATCTTGTTGACGGACTCGGGCGACCACGTCGCCGCCCTCGCGACGCTCGAGGAGGCTTCGACGTTGGCCTCGACCGACCAGGCGAACCTCCCGAGCCTCCTGGTCGACCTCGGCGGTGTCCACTACGAGTCCGGCCACTTCGAGCGCGCACTCGACTACTACGAACGCGCGCTCACCCTCCAGCTCGCGCAGCTGGGCCCGCTGCATCCCGCGTTGGCCACCGCCTACGAGGACCGCGGCAACGCCCAGCAGGCGCTCGGCAACTTCGAAGCGGCGCTCGCCGATCACCGACGCGCGCTCGACATCCTCGAGCGCAACGGCGTGAGCGGCGGGATCGGCCTCGCCATGCAGCTGAACAACGTCGGTGTGGTGCTCTCGGGCATGCAGCGTCACGACGAGGCGGCGCAGTACTACGAGCGTGGCCGAGCGATCGTGCAGGCGACCGCGCCCGATCACCCGGTCGCGCCGGTGTTGCTGGCCAACCTCGCCGAGGCGCGTCTGGCCCAGGGGCGTGCGGTCGAGGCCATGGGGTTGTACCGCACGTCGGTCGCGCAGCTCGAGCACTCGCTGGGCGCGACGCATCCCTACACCGGCGTCGCTCTCACCGGTCTCGGGCTCAGCGAGCTGGCGCTGGTCGACGATGCAGAGGCCGAGTCGCACCTGCGGCGCGCGCTCGAGATCCACTCCCACGGTGGTGATCCCGTGCAGCTCGCCGAGACCTACCTCGGCCTCGCGCAGCTCGCTGCGCGCGGCCACGACGAAGGCCAACGCGACACCGCGCGCGCGCGGGCGAAACAGGCCCGCGACGCCTTCGCGGGCGCCGGGGTGCGCGGGCTCGATGGCCTGCGCCGCGCCGAGCGTCTGCAGCTGCTGCTCGGCGACGCCGCGCCGTGA
- a CDS encoding TraR/DksA family transcriptional regulator, whose amino-acid sequence MEHLDASQLALLREQLEQERDLIRERVGRPEHANDTGDVQDRAAEDARIERELRQGHHERCRLAEIDAALMRMREGDYGICEETGEPIPFARLRSEPTTRYTVEALEDLEREQARDRTSSGGDDDDDGQQPY is encoded by the coding sequence GTGGAACACCTCGACGCCAGCCAGCTCGCGCTGCTCCGCGAGCAGCTCGAGCAGGAGCGCGACCTCATCCGCGAACGCGTCGGCCGCCCCGAGCACGCCAACGACACCGGTGACGTGCAGGACCGTGCGGCCGAGGACGCCCGCATCGAACGGGAGCTGCGGCAGGGTCATCACGAGCGCTGCCGGTTGGCGGAGATCGACGCCGCACTCATGCGCATGCGCGAGGGCGACTATGGCATCTGCGAGGAGACCGGCGAGCCGATCCCATTCGCACGCCTGCGCAGCGAGCCGACCACGCGCTACACCGTGGAGGCGCTCGAGGATCTCGAGCGCGAACAAGCTCGCGATCGGACGTCGTCGGGTGGCGACGACGACGACGACGGCCAGCAGCCGTACTGA
- a CDS encoding RNA polymerase subunit sigma → MLDAEVHALVTEAAREPGPVLVLTGAGVSAESGIPTFRGAEGYWTVGSRNYHPQELATAAAFAAMPRDVWRWYLHRLAICRRAEPNAAHVALATLERRVGDRFVLVTQNVDGLHLRAGNSPARTLQIHGNIEFMRCARGCSTALTPIPDDVVPASIDAPLSDDAWAQLSCRRCGAPARPHVLWFDEFYDEALMRAQSAIGHARDASLLVVVGTAGATNLPLQIANVVARLGRPIVDVNVDIDPFADLARRSGGAHLRLRASEAVPLLADAVATAFEQV, encoded by the coding sequence ATGCTCGATGCGGAGGTTCACGCACTCGTCACCGAGGCGGCACGGGAGCCGGGGCCAGTGCTCGTGCTGACCGGCGCCGGGGTCTCCGCCGAGAGCGGCATCCCGACCTTCCGCGGCGCGGAGGGCTACTGGACCGTCGGCTCGCGCAACTACCACCCGCAAGAGCTCGCGACCGCAGCGGCGTTCGCCGCGATGCCCCGCGACGTCTGGCGCTGGTACCTGCACCGGCTCGCGATCTGCCGCCGCGCAGAACCCAACGCCGCCCACGTCGCCCTCGCGACGCTCGAGCGCCGCGTCGGCGACCGCTTCGTGCTGGTGACGCAGAACGTCGATGGCCTGCACCTGCGAGCGGGCAACTCGCCGGCCAGGACACTGCAGATCCACGGCAACATCGAGTTCATGCGCTGCGCACGGGGCTGCAGCACCGCGCTGACGCCGATCCCCGACGACGTGGTGCCGGCATCGATCGACGCGCCGCTGTCCGACGACGCATGGGCGCAGCTGAGCTGTCGCCGCTGCGGCGCACCGGCGCGGCCCCACGTACTGTGGTTCGACGAGTTCTACGACGAGGCGCTCATGCGGGCGCAGAGCGCGATCGGACACGCCCGCGACGCATCGCTGCTCGTCGTCGTCGGCACCGCTGGCGCCACCAACCTGCCGCTGCAGATCGCCAACGTCGTCGCGCGCCTGGGCCGCCCGATCGTCGACGTCAACGTCGACATCGACCCCTTCGCCGACCTCGCGCGCCGTAGCGGCGGTGCACACCTCCGCCTGCGTGCCAGCGAGGCCGTGCCACTGCTCGCGGATGCGGTGGCGACGGCGTTCGAGCAGGTCTAG
- a CDS encoding response regulator, which yields MSAVAIPPGAIGRVLLVDDEVAIRRVMDRLLTAEGFAVLHADSGEQALELVWQTQVDTIVLDMRMPGMSGLEVCRRLRADARTEHTPVVFVTGMSDREFRREALQAGATDFLGKPFDEVELLARLRNAVRIKLYYDGLARERTDLRGAVERQLVELDAASSRLERLQQELAVARHETIERLARAAEYRDDETAAHLHRMSHYCHLLGRKAGLEDYTCEMLRIASPMHDVGKIGIPDHILLKPGRLSADEYQIMKQHAEIGFRIISGSNSELVTFAATIAHTHHEQWAGTGYPQGLRGEEIPIEGRIAAVADVFDALTSARPYKKAWPISEAVAHLEAGAGAHFDPELTRLFVGAMDEVLAIRERFSDEPTRAS from the coding sequence ATGTCCGCCGTTGCGATTCCACCTGGCGCGATCGGGCGCGTACTCCTCGTCGACGACGAGGTCGCGATCCGCCGGGTCATGGACCGGCTCCTGACGGCCGAGGGGTTCGCGGTCCTGCACGCCGACAGCGGCGAGCAGGCGCTCGAGCTGGTGTGGCAGACCCAGGTCGACACCATCGTGCTCGACATGCGGATGCCAGGGATGTCCGGCCTCGAGGTCTGCCGCCGACTACGTGCGGACGCTCGCACGGAACACACGCCGGTGGTGTTCGTGACCGGCATGTCCGACCGGGAGTTCCGCCGCGAGGCGCTGCAGGCCGGCGCGACCGACTTCCTCGGCAAGCCATTCGACGAGGTCGAGCTGCTGGCACGCCTGCGCAACGCCGTCCGCATCAAGCTCTACTACGACGGGCTCGCGCGCGAGCGCACCGACCTGCGCGGCGCGGTCGAGCGGCAGCTGGTGGAGCTCGACGCCGCGAGCTCGCGGCTCGAGCGACTCCAGCAGGAGCTCGCAGTCGCACGACACGAGACCATCGAGCGTCTCGCCCGCGCCGCCGAGTACCGCGACGACGAGACCGCGGCGCACCTGCATCGCATGAGTCACTACTGCCATCTGCTCGGTCGCAAGGCCGGCCTCGAGGACTACACCTGCGAGATGCTGCGGATCGCGAGTCCGATGCACGACGTCGGCAAGATCGGCATCCCCGATCACATCCTCCTCAAGCCCGGCCGCTTGAGCGCCGACGAGTACCAGATCATGAAGCAGCATGCGGAGATCGGCTTCCGCATCATCTCGGGCTCGAACTCCGAGCTGGTCACCTTCGCGGCAACCATCGCGCACACCCACCACGAGCAGTGGGCGGGCACCGGCTATCCCCAGGGGCTGCGCGGCGAGGAGATCCCCATCGAGGGTCGCATCGCCGCGGTCGCCGACGTCTTCGATGCGTTGACCAGCGCCCGTCCCTACAAGAAGGCGTGGCCGATCTCCGAGGCCGTCGCCCACCTCGAGGCGGGTGCCGGCGCGCACTTCGATCCCGAACTGACGCGGCTGTTCGTGGGTGCGATGGACGAAGTGCTCGCGATCCGCGAGCGCTTCTCCGACGAACCCACCCGCGCGTCCTAG
- a CDS encoding GMC family oxidoreductase, protein MTQHAYDFVVIGSGFGGSTAALRLVEKGYRVLVIEKGRELGAQDFPKTNWDLKRYMWLPLLGFRGLFKMTFFRHVTVLSGVGVGGGSLVYACTHPVPKDSFFTATTWAHLADWRTELEPHYREAKRMLGVNETPFRTRTDDVLREIASDRGTPEAFEPTQVAIYFGRPGQSVPDPYFGGRGPSRTGCIRCGGCMLGCRHDAKNTLDKNYLHLARQAGAELHADTEVTSVQPQDGGGYRVIARRGASRWSRETVEYSAARVIFAGGVLGTVDLLLRLRRDPAALPKLSSRVGHGIRTNSESLIGVISRRTDVDLSKGIAIGSILQTDEQSHLEPVRFAAGSGLFRLLIAPHAPGENVLLRVVRLFGIVLRNPLAVLRAMTVRDLSKQTTILLYMRSADGTLRFRHNWLGRMASSRDTGRAPTASMPEASELAARVGDKLDGLPVSLATETLFNIPTTAHILGGCCMGNSSEDGVIDHEHRVFGYDGLYVMDGAAVSANPGVNPSLTIVAMTERAVAKIPAKSLPRAASG, encoded by the coding sequence ATGACGCAACACGCGTACGACTTCGTGGTGATCGGCTCGGGCTTCGGTGGCAGCACCGCGGCACTGCGCCTGGTCGAGAAGGGCTACCGCGTACTCGTGATCGAGAAGGGTCGCGAGCTCGGGGCGCAGGACTTCCCGAAGACCAACTGGGACCTCAAGCGGTACATGTGGCTGCCGCTGCTCGGCTTCCGCGGCCTCTTCAAGATGACGTTCTTCCGCCACGTCACCGTGCTGTCGGGCGTGGGCGTCGGGGGTGGCTCGCTGGTCTATGCGTGCACACACCCGGTGCCGAAGGACTCGTTCTTCACGGCCACCACGTGGGCACACCTGGCCGACTGGAGGACCGAGCTCGAGCCCCACTACCGCGAGGCCAAGCGCATGCTCGGCGTCAACGAGACACCGTTTCGCACGCGCACCGACGACGTGCTTCGCGAGATCGCCAGTGACCGCGGGACCCCCGAGGCGTTCGAACCCACCCAGGTCGCGATCTACTTCGGCCGCCCGGGTCAGAGCGTGCCCGACCCTTACTTCGGCGGTCGCGGTCCCTCGCGCACCGGCTGCATCCGCTGCGGTGGCTGCATGCTCGGGTGCCGCCACGACGCCAAGAACACCCTCGACAAGAACTACCTGCACCTCGCGCGACAGGCCGGCGCCGAGCTGCACGCCGACACCGAGGTCACCTCCGTGCAGCCGCAGGATGGCGGTGGCTACCGCGTGATCGCGAGGCGCGGCGCCAGTCGGTGGTCGCGCGAGACCGTCGAGTACTCCGCCGCAAGGGTGATCTTCGCCGGCGGCGTGCTCGGCACGGTCGACCTGTTGCTGCGACTGCGACGCGACCCCGCGGCGCTGCCGAAGCTGTCATCGCGCGTCGGGCACGGCATCCGCACCAACTCGGAGTCGCTGATCGGCGTCATCTCGCGCCGCACCGACGTCGATCTGTCGAAGGGCATCGCAATTGGATCGATCCTCCAGACCGACGAGCAATCGCACCTCGAGCCGGTGCGTTTCGCCGCCGGCTCGGGCTTGTTCCGCCTGCTGATCGCCCCCCACGCTCCCGGAGAGAACGTGCTGCTGCGAGTGGTGCGGCTGTTCGGCATCGTGCTACGCAACCCGCTCGCGGTGCTGCGCGCGATGACGGTGCGCGACCTCTCCAAGCAGACGACGATCCTCCTGTACATGCGCAGCGCCGACGGCACGCTCCGGTTCCGCCACAACTGGCTCGGTCGCATGGCCAGCAGCCGCGACACCGGCAGGGCGCCCACCGCCTCGATGCCCGAGGCCAGCGAGCTGGCCGCACGTGTGGGCGACAAGCTCGACGGTCTGCCGGTCTCGCTGGCCACGGAGACGCTCTTCAACATCCCGACCACGGCACACATCCTGGGCGGTTGCTGCATGGGCAACTCGAGCGAGGACGGCGTCATCGACCACGAGCACCGCGTGTTCGGCTACGACGGACTCTACGTGATGGACGGCGCGGCGGTGTCGGCGAATCCAGGCGTGAACCCCTCGCTGACGATCGTCGCGATGACCGAGCGTGCGGTCGCCAAGATCCCGGCGAAGTCGCTGCCGCGAGCCGCGAGCGGCTAG
- a CDS encoding YjbQ family protein, which yields MQDLTDRVNAAVAGSGVREGLCCVFVHHTSASLILCENADPQVRGDLEAFAARLVPDGDPLFRHVDEGDDDMPAHVRTVLTHASLTIPVVDGRCDLGTWQGVYLWEHRTAAHRRRITISVMGA from the coding sequence ATGCAGGACCTCACCGATCGCGTGAACGCGGCGGTCGCGGGCAGCGGCGTGCGCGAGGGGTTGTGCTGCGTGTTCGTGCACCACACCAGTGCGTCGTTGATCTTGTGCGAGAACGCGGATCCGCAGGTCCGTGGTGATCTCGAGGCGTTCGCCGCACGCCTGGTCCCCGACGGCGATCCCTTGTTCCGCCACGTCGACGAAGGCGACGACGACATGCCCGCCCACGTGCGCACGGTGTTGACCCACGCCTCGCTCACGATCCCGGTGGTCGACGGCCGCTGCGATCTGGGCACCTGGCAGGGCGTGTACCTGTGGGAGCACCGCACCGCCGCGCATCGGCGCCGCATCACCATCTCCGTGATGGGAGCCTGA
- the argG gene encoding argininosuccinate synthase, translated as MGIRDFEGQTLGLCVSGGLDSRTVTRRLLDAGCQVVCFTADLGQPDEQDITDVQRRMEAVGAESVIVDLKPQMAEACFATIKALAQYDGGYWNTTGIARAVTVHGLLGPMQARGCGVLVHGATGRGNDQIRFERYTNVLAPQMKVYAPWRDPAMLAQFPGRTQMVAYLQQLGLEANLVRKRYSTDANLAGLSHEAEDLEDIETSCLIVEPIMCVWPQRAPDHVETVTLSFERGRCVAIDGGFATALEIMQQANAIGGRNGVGLANALENRIIGTKSRGVYEAPGMELLACGLRAIYQAVLDRRATALFGQMSRLVADATYDGRLFDPSARAALACIDVLAEPATGVVELGLYKGNVFVQRVREVAASLYNPADASMEASDGLDPRSSQGFVEIQRAEAVALARAGQIRPPERF; from the coding sequence ATGGGCATCCGCGACTTCGAAGGCCAGACCCTCGGCTTGTGCGTCTCCGGCGGGCTCGACAGCCGCACCGTCACGCGTCGCCTGCTCGATGCGGGTTGCCAGGTGGTGTGTTTCACCGCCGATCTCGGCCAGCCCGACGAGCAGGACATCACCGACGTCCAGCGGCGCATGGAAGCGGTCGGCGCAGAGTCGGTCATCGTCGACCTCAAGCCGCAGATGGCCGAGGCCTGCTTCGCCACCATCAAGGCGCTGGCGCAGTACGACGGTGGCTACTGGAACACCACCGGCATTGCGCGGGCAGTGACGGTGCACGGCCTGCTGGGCCCCATGCAGGCGCGCGGCTGCGGCGTGCTGGTCCACGGCGCCACCGGTCGCGGCAACGACCAGATCCGCTTCGAGCGCTACACCAACGTGCTCGCGCCCCAGATGAAGGTCTACGCGCCGTGGCGCGACCCCGCCATGCTCGCGCAGTTCCCCGGGCGGACGCAGATGGTCGCGTATCTGCAGCAGCTCGGCCTCGAGGCCAACCTGGTGCGCAAGCGCTACTCGACCGACGCCAACCTCGCAGGCCTCAGCCACGAGGCCGAGGACCTCGAGGACATCGAGACCTCGTGCCTGATCGTGGAGCCGATCATGTGCGTCTGGCCGCAGCGGGCCCCCGACCACGTCGAGACGGTGACGTTGAGCTTCGAGCGCGGCCGTTGCGTCGCCATCGACGGCGGCTTCGCAACGGCGCTCGAGATCATGCAGCAGGCGAACGCAATCGGCGGTCGCAACGGGGTCGGGCTCGCCAACGCGCTGGAGAACCGCATCATCGGCACCAAGAGCCGTGGCGTGTACGAGGCGCCCGGCATGGAGCTGCTGGCATGCGGCCTACGGGCGATCTACCAGGCGGTGCTCGACCGTCGTGCGACCGCGCTGTTCGGACAGATGTCGCGGCTGGTCGCGGATGCGACCTACGACGGGCGGCTGTTCGATCCCTCGGCACGAGCCGCGCTCGCGTGCATCGACGTGCTCGCCGAGCCCGCCACCGGTGTGGTCGAGCTCGGGCTCTACAAGGGCAACGTGTTCGTCCAGCGGGTTCGCGAGGTCGCGGCATCGCTGTACAACCCCGCCGATGCGTCGATGGAGGCCAGCGACGGGCTCGATCCACGCAGCAGCCAGGGCTTCGTGGAGATCCAGCGCGCCGAGGCGGTCGCGCTGGCGCGCGCCGGGCAGATCCGGCCGCCCGAGCGCTTCTGA
- a CDS encoding metallophosphoesterase, with the protein MGARDSSSDALAEVRRAAADRIVAIGDLHGDVDATRRALRLAGVLDAADHWSGGTTVVVQTGDQLDRGDHEREILELLARLEDEAARAGGAMIVLNGNHEIMNALGDFRYVTEGGAHDFDGEVAGAVARADAAPELRGRAAAFAPGGPWARRLAQRHIVAIVGDTAFVHGGILPEHVPALGRLDQDVRALLRGELADPSATVAAIMDPEAPLWTREFSLAEAPGTCERLGRALQGLGVARLVVGHTVQKQGINAGCNERVWRIDVGLAAHYGGPTEVLAIRGASVSTLRSP; encoded by the coding sequence GTGGGCGCGCGCGATTCGTCCAGCGACGCGCTCGCCGAGGTGCGACGAGCGGCGGCCGATCGCATCGTGGCCATCGGCGATCTCCACGGCGATGTCGACGCCACACGAAGGGCGCTCCGGTTGGCCGGCGTGCTCGATGCCGCCGATCACTGGAGCGGTGGCACCACCGTGGTGGTCCAAACCGGCGACCAGCTCGATCGCGGTGACCACGAGCGCGAGATCCTCGAGCTGCTCGCGAGGCTCGAAGACGAAGCTGCGCGGGCTGGCGGCGCGATGATCGTCCTCAATGGGAACCACGAGATCATGAACGCGCTCGGTGACTTCCGCTATGTCACCGAGGGCGGCGCCCACGACTTCGACGGCGAAGTCGCTGGCGCTGTGGCGCGGGCCGACGCCGCACCGGAGCTCCGCGGACGAGCGGCCGCGTTCGCCCCCGGCGGTCCGTGGGCGCGACGGCTGGCGCAACGCCACATCGTCGCAATCGTCGGCGACACGGCGTTCGTGCACGGCGGCATCCTGCCCGAGCACGTGCCTGCGCTCGGTCGACTCGACCAGGACGTGCGCGCGTTGTTGCGAGGCGAGCTCGCCGACCCGTCTGCGACGGTCGCGGCGATCATGGATCCCGAGGCCCCGCTGTGGACCCGCGAGTTCTCGCTGGCCGAGGCGCCTGGTACCTGCGAGCGACTCGGCCGTGCGCTACAGGGCCTCGGCGTGGCGCGCTTGGTGGTGGGTCACACGGTGCAGAAGCAGGGCATCAACGCGGGCTGCAACGAGCGCGTGTGGCGAATCGATGTTGGGCTCGCCGCCCACTACGGCGGACCCACCGAGGTGCTCGCGATCCGCGGCGCGAGCGTCAGCACCCTGCGTAGCCCCTGA
- the ttcA gene encoding tRNA 2-thiocytidine(32) synthetase TtcA, whose translation MALDEGEMLVRELSRTMTRTISTWSLVEPGDRIMVALSGGKDSYTLFDLLWRAHARAPFDFELVGVHLDQGQPGYDGAPLVGWLERFGKPFEIVHRDTYSKVIEVVPAGKTYCAACSRMRRGILYDVAERLGCNKIALGHHRDDALETTLLNLFYAGRLQAMPAIYTTDDGRFRVIRPLIECAERDIADHAVRVGYPILPCNLCGSQDGLRRDRMTALLDELERDNPHVRSVMLNALRNVQPSHLLDPAVRRVEVPAKAPRGLPLHRAADDDA comes from the coding sequence ATGGCACTCGACGAAGGCGAGATGCTGGTGCGCGAGCTCTCGCGGACCATGACCCGCACAATCTCGACGTGGTCACTCGTCGAGCCCGGCGATCGCATCATGGTGGCGCTCTCGGGCGGGAAGGACAGCTACACGCTGTTCGACCTGCTGTGGCGTGCACACGCCCGTGCGCCGTTCGACTTCGAGCTGGTCGGCGTCCACCTCGATCAGGGGCAACCGGGCTACGACGGCGCGCCGTTGGTCGGCTGGTTGGAGCGCTTCGGCAAGCCGTTCGAGATCGTGCACCGCGACACCTACTCGAAGGTCATCGAGGTCGTGCCCGCCGGCAAGACCTACTGCGCCGCGTGTTCCCGCATGCGTCGCGGGATCCTCTACGACGTGGCCGAGCGCCTCGGCTGCAACAAGATTGCGCTCGGCCACCACCGCGACGACGCGCTCGAGACCACCCTGCTGAACCTCTTCTACGCAGGTCGTCTGCAGGCGATGCCGGCGATCTACACCACCGACGACGGCCGCTTCCGGGTCATCCGCCCGCTCATCGAGTGCGCCGAGCGGGACATCGCAGACCATGCGGTGCGCGTCGGCTACCCCATCCTGCCGTGCAACCTGTGCGGATCGCAGGACGGCCTGCGTCGCGACCGCATGACCGCACTGCTCGACGAGCTCGAACGCGACAACCCCCACGTGCGGTCCGTGATGCTGAACGCGCTGCGCAACGTGCAGCCGAGCCACCTGCTCGACCCCGCCGTGCGTCGGGTCGAGGTGCCCGCGAAGGCACCGCGGGGTCTGCCCCTGCACCGCGCCGCCGACGACGACGCCTAG